GGGCTATCGCGTCTCCTACTCAGTAATATTGCCCAGACAGGATTTACAGTGTCGAATAAAGCAAGGGGTGCACATCTTGCTGCGTCGCAAGGGGCATGAAACGTATCGGCGTTGCCATCAATCCCAAGGTAAGGGCACATGTCACCATATGCGCGCGATTTCGCGCCCGGACCTTCAACCTGATGTTTTCTATATGGCGCTCGACTGTCCGGGGAGCAATGCAGATGCGCTTTGCGATTTCCTTTGCGGAGTATCCATCCGATACCAGTGTCAGAACTTGCGTTTCCCGTTGAGTCAACACGACGGCCTGGTTTTCTACGTTTGCCATTTCATGCTCTCCTGTTTTTATGAGTATGGCGTGTGAGCGTCGGAAGGTGGATGGGCGCAAATTCGAGAAGCGCATCCTTTCTCAATGCCGGTCAAAGACGGTGAACGCGGCGTTTCCTGCGCCAATCCGGCTTCTGGTTCTATTCCGTATTTTTCCGTAGGTTGTCCCACAATGAATGTTTCGGGGAGTTTGGGGGGGGGCGCATGGTTCATGGAGCGGCACTGGGTAATCTTCCCCCGTGGCAAACGATTGCCGATCGCGTCAGCGGTCTATAATCTCGGCCTCCAGGAAGGGGTTAACCGTGCATCGCCTTTGGACCGCCATCGATAGCGCGGCACCGCGCCGGCTGACCAGCCGGGGCGCCTATCTGGAAGCCGTGGGCGTCAGCGTGCTTGGGGTTTGCCTGTCGGTGGGCATCGCACTCGTGTCCCGCGTCCATCTTCCGTTCATTTTCGGATTGGCGGCGGTGCTGTTCACCGCTCTGCGTCACGGATTCGCACCAGCTGTTACCGCCACGGTCATCGG
This portion of the Sphingomonas sp. FARSPH genome encodes:
- a CDS encoding response regulator transcription factor, with protein sequence MRFSNLRPSTFRRSHAILIKTGEHEMANVENQAVVLTQRETQVLTLVSDGYSAKEIAKRICIAPRTVERHIENIRLKVRARNRAHMVTCALTLGLMATPIRFMPLATQQDVHPLLYSTL